Proteins encoded together in one Nyctibius grandis isolate bNycGra1 chromosome 1, bNycGra1.pri, whole genome shotgun sequence window:
- the ABCC10 gene encoding ATP-binding cassette sub-family C member 10 isoform X1 has protein sequence MENILAGLCGTSPEDPLPVWVHGSVGHCFNQLTLNVIPHVILAVVSACFLGTPRSGSRVPCRPGWGCRITASFVLAGLFLADTIPVTISRQELGPVYLEVLANGIATLTWLTHGLALLMLFRSIHGSTRGPVALALLALLPLPSFVITLVWYYQSGTAWSPAHPAASSRFAILCLQLASLLVYVIGYLLPTTGRQDFLSINRSWQEDQLISEPGIPVPDQQGVAEDGESWLSRFFYIWMNPLMKRGYEWKLNQPQDVYVLPRQLQAARVSDRFYSCWQKKAVRHQVEEETVSLTSPIIAGGDGSSDAPEYSSHRTQEAVQLFSVLHAAFGLRFYSLGLLKLAGNLLGFSGPLLLNLLVNFMESRQEPLSHGVLYALGLFAGSFLGALLQNQFSYEVNKVMLMVRAAIISAIYRKALRVGSTSLARFTVGEIVNFMSTDTSRLVNFCLSFHEVWSLPVQFAITLYLLYQQVGVAFLGGLALALLLVPINKVIANCIMMNNKEMLKHKDTRVKLMTEFLCGIRVIKFYAWEKHFSTRINACRAKELQKLRAIKYLDALCVYLWAALPVVVSIAIFITYVLLGHQLTATKVFTALALVGMLILPLNSFPWVLNGTLEAKVSLDRIQRFLELVDQDLEAYYALDSPSGTATAMEMRCAAFSWAPVEEESTRQPSSTGTLQLHIENLSVRKGMLLGVVGKVGSGKSSLLAAITGELIKQGGQVYVCDLEQGFGLATQEPWIQFTTVRENILFGREYDARLYEEVVEACALSEDLNILPAGDQTEVGENGVTLSGGQKARIALARAVYQEKELYLLDDPLAAVDADVANHLMRKCILGILKNKTRILCTHRTEFLEKADALLLIDSGRIVKTGTPADILPLVEAFPKFSDMDKRRKDKAPDEQGQEEAVETEAEESTPNHHLIHKEEEKKEGAVAFQVYKAYWLAVGSCLALSILFSLLLMQASRNISDLWLSRWISSISQTANTSVMVCSASLPSPELLLFSVVGLVSPIQALDTTPVPSNGSPDVNFYLMVYGSIAGANSLFTIFRAFLFAYGTIRAATVIHNQLLQRVLKATVTFFDTTPTGRILNRFSSDLYCVDDSLPFVLNIFLANMYGLLGMLVIITYGLPWAGLVLLPLAALYFSIQRYYRRTSRELKRLYSVTLSPIYTHFSETLSGLNSIRAMRATQRFELENQLCLEQNQRCLFASNTATQWLDIRLQMIGVTVVTAIAGIAIIQHQKQLGNPGLVGLALSYALSVTNLLSGLISSFTLTESMMVSVERTEEYTTDIPTEPQDKLVQVAADWPSQGLVEFQRVVLAYRAGLPNALDGVSFTIYPGEKVGIVGRTGSGKSTLFLALFRMLELKSGRILLDGVDSQLVGLEELRSRLAIIPQDPFLFSGSIRENLDPQGKRTDSELHEVLEQCHLQDAVTQMGGLDCELGEKGKSLSVGQRQLVCLARALLTQAKVLCIDEATASVDQKTDQLLQQTIRQRFADKTVLTIAHRLNTILDSDRVLVMQAGRVAELDSPTRLSQKDGSLFQRLLHSGQQ, from the exons ATGGAGAACATCCTGGCTGGTCTGTGTGGGACCAGCCCAGAAGATCCACTCCCTGTGTGGGTTCATGGCAGCGTTGGCCATTGCTTTAATCAGCTGACACTAAATGTGATTCCTCATGTGATCCTTGCAGTCGTCAGTGCCTGCTTCCTTGGCACTCCAAG ATCTGGCTCCAGGGTGCCTTGCAGGCCAGGCTGGGGATGCAGAATCACTGCCTCCTTTGTACTTGCTGGCCTGTTCCTTGCTGATACCATCCCAGTCACCATTTCTCGGCAGGAGCTGGGCCCTGTGTACCTGGAAGTGCTGGCAAATGGCATTGCCACCCTGACGTGGCTCACGCACGGCCTCGCTCTTCTCATGCTCTTCAGGTCCATTCACGGCTCTACCAGGGGCCCTGTGGCCTTGGCTCTCCTTGCTCTCTTACCCCTACCTTCCTTCGTCATCACGCTGGTGTGGTACTACCAAAGTGGGACAGCTTGgtcccctgcccaccctgctgcttcctccagGTTTGCCATTCTTTGTCTGCAGCTGGCCTCTCTGCTTGTGTATGTGATTGGCTACCTCTTACCCACCACTGGCAGACAAGACTTCCTCTCCATCAATCGCTCCTGGCAAGAAGACCAGCTCATCTCAGAGCCAGGGATCCCAGTGCCTGATCAGCAGGGAGTGGCAGAAGATGGTGAGAGCTGGCTCTCACGCTTCTTTTACATTTGGATGAACCCCCTTATGAAACGTGGTTATGAGTGGAAGCTGAACCAGCCACAGGATGTCTATGTGCTTCCTCGACAGCTCCAGGCTGCCAGGGTCTCTGATCGGTTCTACTCCTGCTGGCAGAAGAAGGCAGTTCGGCACCAAGTGGAGGAGGAGACGGTGTCTCTTACTAGCCCAATCATTGCTGGAGGCGATGGGAGTAGTGATGCCCCAGAGTACAGCTCGCACCGTACCCAGGAAGCCGTGCAACTCTTCTCAGTCCTTCATGCAGCCTTTGGGCTTCGTTTCTACTCCCTTGGACTTCTCAAGCTGGCTGGTAACCTGCTGGGTTTCTCAGGTCCTCTGCTTCTGAACCTGCTGGTAAACTTCATGGAGTCACGACAGGAGCCCCTGAGCCATGGGGTGCTCTATGCCCTTGGGCTCTTTGCTGGCTCCTTCCTGGGTGCTCTCTTGCAGAACCAGTTCAGCTACGAGGTGAACAAGGTGATGCTGATGGTGCGGGCCGCCATCATCTCTGCCATCTACCGCAAGGCTCTGCGTGTTGGCAGCACAAGCCTTGCCCGCTTCACCGTGGGGGAAATTGTCAACTTCATGAGCACGGACACCAGTAGGTTGGTCAACTTCTGCCTCAGCTTTCATGAGGTGTGGAGCCTGCCTGTCCAGTTTGCCATTACCCTCTACCTCCTCTACCAGCAAGTGGGGGTCGCCTTTCTGGGAGGCTTGgccctggcactgctgcttGTGCCCATCAACAAAGTCATTGCTAACTGCATCATGATGAACAACAAGGAGATGCTGAAACACAAGGACACACGGGTCAAG CTAATGACAGAGTTCCTATGTGGCATTCGTGTGATCAAGTTTTATGCCTGGGAGAAGCACTTCAGCACCAGGATAAATGCCTGCCGGGCTAAAGAGCTGCAGAAGTTACGAGCCATCAAGTACTTggatgctctgtgtgtgtatctaTGGGCAGCACTGCCTGTTGTTGTCTCCATTGCCATCTTCATCACCTATGTCCTGTTGGGTCACCAGCTCACTGCCACAAAG GTGTTCACAGCGTTGGCCCTTGTAGGGATGCTCATTCTTCCCCTCAACAGCTTCCCATGGGTGTTGAATGGGACCTTGGAAGCCAAAGTTTCCCTGGATCGAATCCAGCGTTTCCTTGAACTTGTCGACCAGGACCTGGAAGCTTATTACGCCCTAG ATAGCCCTTCAGGTACTGCTACTGCCATGGAGATGCGATGTGCAGCCTTCTCATGGGCACCAGTTGAGGAGGAAAGCACCAGGCAGCCCTCATCCACAGGCACTCTGCAACTACACATTGAGAACCTGTCAGTGAGAAAG GGGATGCTTCTGGGGGTTGTTGGGAAGGTCGGCTCTGGCAAAAGCTCTCTGCTTGCAGCCATCACTGGAGAGCTCATTAA ACAAGGTGGACAAGTGTATGTTTGTGACCTGGAACAAGGATTTGGTCTGGCCACACAGGAGCCTTGGATACAGTTTACCACTGTCCGTGAGAACATCCTTTTTGGGCGGGAATATGATGCCAGGCTGTAcgaggaggtggtggaggcCTGTGCCCTCTCCGAGGACCTGAAC ATTTTACCAGCAGGTGACCAGACAGAGGTGGGTGAAAATGGTGTGACACTCAGTGGGGGACAGAAGGCTCGAATAGCCCTTGCCAGAGCTGTTTACCAG GAGAAAGAGCTTTACCTCCTTGATGATCCCCTGGCTGCTGTTGATGCAGATGTAGCCAACCATCTTATGCGGAAATGCATTCTCGGAATTCTCAAAAACAAGACCAGGATCCTTTGCACCCATAGGACGGAGTTTTTGGAGAAGGCCGATGCCTTGTTGTTGATAGACAGTGGCAGGATAGTTAAGACAG GCACACCAGCTGATATCCTGCCACTTGTGGAAGCCTTCCCCAAGTTCAGTGATATGGACAAGAGGCGGAAGGATAAAG CCCCTGATGAACAGGGCCAAGAAGAGGCTGTAGAGACAGAGGCAGAAGAATCAACCCCAAACCATCATCTCAtccacaaggaggaagagaagaaagaaggggcaGTGGCTTTTCAGGTGTACAAGGCATATTGGCTGGCAGTGGGCAGCTGCTTGGCATTATCCATCCTCTTCTCGCTGCTTCTGATGCAAG cATCCAGAAATATCTCAGATTTGTGGCTATCACGCTGGATCTCCAGCATATCCCAGACAGCAAATACCTCTGTGATGGTCTGCTCAGcttccctgccttccccagagctgcttctcttctccGTTGTTGGGCTTGT ctccCCCATTCAAGCTCTGGACACCACTCCAGTCCCTTCCAATGGTTCGCCGGATGTGAATTTCTACCTGATGGTTTATGGGAGCATTGCAGGGGCCAACTCCCTCTTCACCATTTTCCGGGCCTTCCTCTTTGCTTACGGCACTATCCGTGCTGCCACTGTCATTCACAACCAACTGCTCCAGAGGGTTCTAAAG GCCACAGTCACCTTCTTTGACACCACACCAACAGGCCGGATCCTGAACCGCTTCTCCTCAGACCTGTACTGCGTGGATGACAGCCTGCCATTTGTCCTCAACATCTTCCTGGCCAACATGTATGGGCTCCTGGGCATGCTGGTGATAATTACCTATGGCCTCCCTTGGGCTGGGCTGGTCTTACTCCCTCTGGCTGCCCTCTACTTCTCCATCCAGCGCTATTACAGGCGCACATCCCGGGAGCTCAAGCGCCTTTACAGTGTCACCCTGTCTCCCATTTACACTCACTTCTCTGAGACCCTCTCAGGACTGAACAGCATCAGAGCCATGCGGGCAACACAGAG GTTTGAGTTGGAGAATCAACTGTGCCTGGAGCAGAACCAGCGCTGCCTTTTTGCCAGCAACACAGCGACACAGTGGCTGGACATCCGCTTGCAGATGATTGGGGTCACCGTGGTTACTGCTATTGCAGGAATTGCCATCATCCAGCACCAGAAGCAACTGGGAAATCCAG GACTTGTGGGCCTGGCACTCTCATACGCCCTGTCTGTCACAAACCTGCTCTCAGGCCTCATCTCCAGCTTCACTCTGACAGAGAGCATGATGGTGAGTGTGGAGCGGACAGAGGAATACACCACAGACATCCCCACGGAGCCCCAGGATAAACTGGTCCAG GTTGCTGCTGACTGGCCAAGCCAGGGGCTTGTGGAGTTCCAGCGGGTGGTCCTGGCCTACCGAGCAGGCCTGCCCAATGCGCTGGATGGTGTGAGCTTCACTATTTACCCCGGAGAGAAAGTGGGGATTGTGGGTCGCACAGGATCTGGAAAATCCACCCTTTTCTTGGCACTTTTCCGCATGCTAGAGCTGAAATCAGGCCGGATTCTCCTGGACGGCGTTGACAGCCAGCTGGTGGGCTTGGAGGAGCTGAG ATCTAGGCTGGCCATCATCCCTCAGGATCCATTTTTGTTCAGTGGCTCAATCCGAGAGAACCTGGACCCCCAAGGAAAACGGACAGATTCTGAGCTCCACGAGGTGTTGGAGCAGTGCCACCTGCAGGATGCCGTTACTCAGATGG GTGGATTGGACTGCGagctgggagagaagggaaagagtcTGTCTGTGGGACAGAGGCAGCTGGTGTGTCTGGCAAGAGCCCTCCTGACGCAGGCCAAG GTGCTGTGCATCGATGAGGCCACAGCAAGCGTGGATCAGAAGACAgaccagctgctgcagcagaccATCCGCCAGCGCTTCGCTGACAAAACTGTTTTGACAATTGCTCACAG GCTGAACACCATCTTGGACTCCGACCGCGTGCTGGTGATGCAAGCTGGGAGAGTGGCAGAGCTGGATTCACCCACCCGCCTAAGCCAGAAAGATGGCTCCTTGTTCCAGCGCCTCCTGCACAGCGGGCAACAGTGA
- the ABCC10 gene encoding ATP-binding cassette sub-family C member 10 isoform X2, whose translation MSIRSGSRVPCRPGWGCRITASFVLAGLFLADTIPVTISRQELGPVYLEVLANGIATLTWLTHGLALLMLFRSIHGSTRGPVALALLALLPLPSFVITLVWYYQSGTAWSPAHPAASSRFAILCLQLASLLVYVIGYLLPTTGRQDFLSINRSWQEDQLISEPGIPVPDQQGVAEDGESWLSRFFYIWMNPLMKRGYEWKLNQPQDVYVLPRQLQAARVSDRFYSCWQKKAVRHQVEEETVSLTSPIIAGGDGSSDAPEYSSHRTQEAVQLFSVLHAAFGLRFYSLGLLKLAGNLLGFSGPLLLNLLVNFMESRQEPLSHGVLYALGLFAGSFLGALLQNQFSYEVNKVMLMVRAAIISAIYRKALRVGSTSLARFTVGEIVNFMSTDTSRLVNFCLSFHEVWSLPVQFAITLYLLYQQVGVAFLGGLALALLLVPINKVIANCIMMNNKEMLKHKDTRVKLMTEFLCGIRVIKFYAWEKHFSTRINACRAKELQKLRAIKYLDALCVYLWAALPVVVSIAIFITYVLLGHQLTATKVFTALALVGMLILPLNSFPWVLNGTLEAKVSLDRIQRFLELVDQDLEAYYALDSPSGTATAMEMRCAAFSWAPVEEESTRQPSSTGTLQLHIENLSVRKGMLLGVVGKVGSGKSSLLAAITGELIKQGGQVYVCDLEQGFGLATQEPWIQFTTVRENILFGREYDARLYEEVVEACALSEDLNILPAGDQTEVGENGVTLSGGQKARIALARAVYQEKELYLLDDPLAAVDADVANHLMRKCILGILKNKTRILCTHRTEFLEKADALLLIDSGRIVKTGTPADILPLVEAFPKFSDMDKRRKDKAPDEQGQEEAVETEAEESTPNHHLIHKEEEKKEGAVAFQVYKAYWLAVGSCLALSILFSLLLMQASRNISDLWLSRWISSISQTANTSVMVCSASLPSPELLLFSVVGLVSPIQALDTTPVPSNGSPDVNFYLMVYGSIAGANSLFTIFRAFLFAYGTIRAATVIHNQLLQRVLKATVTFFDTTPTGRILNRFSSDLYCVDDSLPFVLNIFLANMYGLLGMLVIITYGLPWAGLVLLPLAALYFSIQRYYRRTSRELKRLYSVTLSPIYTHFSETLSGLNSIRAMRATQRFELENQLCLEQNQRCLFASNTATQWLDIRLQMIGVTVVTAIAGIAIIQHQKQLGNPGLVGLALSYALSVTNLLSGLISSFTLTESMMVSVERTEEYTTDIPTEPQDKLVQVAADWPSQGLVEFQRVVLAYRAGLPNALDGVSFTIYPGEKVGIVGRTGSGKSTLFLALFRMLELKSGRILLDGVDSQLVGLEELRSRLAIIPQDPFLFSGSIRENLDPQGKRTDSELHEVLEQCHLQDAVTQMGGLDCELGEKGKSLSVGQRQLVCLARALLTQAKVLCIDEATASVDQKTDQLLQQTIRQRFADKTVLTIAHRLNTILDSDRVLVMQAGRVAELDSPTRLSQKDGSLFQRLLHSGQQ comes from the exons ATGTCTATAAG ATCTGGCTCCAGGGTGCCTTGCAGGCCAGGCTGGGGATGCAGAATCACTGCCTCCTTTGTACTTGCTGGCCTGTTCCTTGCTGATACCATCCCAGTCACCATTTCTCGGCAGGAGCTGGGCCCTGTGTACCTGGAAGTGCTGGCAAATGGCATTGCCACCCTGACGTGGCTCACGCACGGCCTCGCTCTTCTCATGCTCTTCAGGTCCATTCACGGCTCTACCAGGGGCCCTGTGGCCTTGGCTCTCCTTGCTCTCTTACCCCTACCTTCCTTCGTCATCACGCTGGTGTGGTACTACCAAAGTGGGACAGCTTGgtcccctgcccaccctgctgcttcctccagGTTTGCCATTCTTTGTCTGCAGCTGGCCTCTCTGCTTGTGTATGTGATTGGCTACCTCTTACCCACCACTGGCAGACAAGACTTCCTCTCCATCAATCGCTCCTGGCAAGAAGACCAGCTCATCTCAGAGCCAGGGATCCCAGTGCCTGATCAGCAGGGAGTGGCAGAAGATGGTGAGAGCTGGCTCTCACGCTTCTTTTACATTTGGATGAACCCCCTTATGAAACGTGGTTATGAGTGGAAGCTGAACCAGCCACAGGATGTCTATGTGCTTCCTCGACAGCTCCAGGCTGCCAGGGTCTCTGATCGGTTCTACTCCTGCTGGCAGAAGAAGGCAGTTCGGCACCAAGTGGAGGAGGAGACGGTGTCTCTTACTAGCCCAATCATTGCTGGAGGCGATGGGAGTAGTGATGCCCCAGAGTACAGCTCGCACCGTACCCAGGAAGCCGTGCAACTCTTCTCAGTCCTTCATGCAGCCTTTGGGCTTCGTTTCTACTCCCTTGGACTTCTCAAGCTGGCTGGTAACCTGCTGGGTTTCTCAGGTCCTCTGCTTCTGAACCTGCTGGTAAACTTCATGGAGTCACGACAGGAGCCCCTGAGCCATGGGGTGCTCTATGCCCTTGGGCTCTTTGCTGGCTCCTTCCTGGGTGCTCTCTTGCAGAACCAGTTCAGCTACGAGGTGAACAAGGTGATGCTGATGGTGCGGGCCGCCATCATCTCTGCCATCTACCGCAAGGCTCTGCGTGTTGGCAGCACAAGCCTTGCCCGCTTCACCGTGGGGGAAATTGTCAACTTCATGAGCACGGACACCAGTAGGTTGGTCAACTTCTGCCTCAGCTTTCATGAGGTGTGGAGCCTGCCTGTCCAGTTTGCCATTACCCTCTACCTCCTCTACCAGCAAGTGGGGGTCGCCTTTCTGGGAGGCTTGgccctggcactgctgcttGTGCCCATCAACAAAGTCATTGCTAACTGCATCATGATGAACAACAAGGAGATGCTGAAACACAAGGACACACGGGTCAAG CTAATGACAGAGTTCCTATGTGGCATTCGTGTGATCAAGTTTTATGCCTGGGAGAAGCACTTCAGCACCAGGATAAATGCCTGCCGGGCTAAAGAGCTGCAGAAGTTACGAGCCATCAAGTACTTggatgctctgtgtgtgtatctaTGGGCAGCACTGCCTGTTGTTGTCTCCATTGCCATCTTCATCACCTATGTCCTGTTGGGTCACCAGCTCACTGCCACAAAG GTGTTCACAGCGTTGGCCCTTGTAGGGATGCTCATTCTTCCCCTCAACAGCTTCCCATGGGTGTTGAATGGGACCTTGGAAGCCAAAGTTTCCCTGGATCGAATCCAGCGTTTCCTTGAACTTGTCGACCAGGACCTGGAAGCTTATTACGCCCTAG ATAGCCCTTCAGGTACTGCTACTGCCATGGAGATGCGATGTGCAGCCTTCTCATGGGCACCAGTTGAGGAGGAAAGCACCAGGCAGCCCTCATCCACAGGCACTCTGCAACTACACATTGAGAACCTGTCAGTGAGAAAG GGGATGCTTCTGGGGGTTGTTGGGAAGGTCGGCTCTGGCAAAAGCTCTCTGCTTGCAGCCATCACTGGAGAGCTCATTAA ACAAGGTGGACAAGTGTATGTTTGTGACCTGGAACAAGGATTTGGTCTGGCCACACAGGAGCCTTGGATACAGTTTACCACTGTCCGTGAGAACATCCTTTTTGGGCGGGAATATGATGCCAGGCTGTAcgaggaggtggtggaggcCTGTGCCCTCTCCGAGGACCTGAAC ATTTTACCAGCAGGTGACCAGACAGAGGTGGGTGAAAATGGTGTGACACTCAGTGGGGGACAGAAGGCTCGAATAGCCCTTGCCAGAGCTGTTTACCAG GAGAAAGAGCTTTACCTCCTTGATGATCCCCTGGCTGCTGTTGATGCAGATGTAGCCAACCATCTTATGCGGAAATGCATTCTCGGAATTCTCAAAAACAAGACCAGGATCCTTTGCACCCATAGGACGGAGTTTTTGGAGAAGGCCGATGCCTTGTTGTTGATAGACAGTGGCAGGATAGTTAAGACAG GCACACCAGCTGATATCCTGCCACTTGTGGAAGCCTTCCCCAAGTTCAGTGATATGGACAAGAGGCGGAAGGATAAAG CCCCTGATGAACAGGGCCAAGAAGAGGCTGTAGAGACAGAGGCAGAAGAATCAACCCCAAACCATCATCTCAtccacaaggaggaagagaagaaagaaggggcaGTGGCTTTTCAGGTGTACAAGGCATATTGGCTGGCAGTGGGCAGCTGCTTGGCATTATCCATCCTCTTCTCGCTGCTTCTGATGCAAG cATCCAGAAATATCTCAGATTTGTGGCTATCACGCTGGATCTCCAGCATATCCCAGACAGCAAATACCTCTGTGATGGTCTGCTCAGcttccctgccttccccagagctgcttctcttctccGTTGTTGGGCTTGT ctccCCCATTCAAGCTCTGGACACCACTCCAGTCCCTTCCAATGGTTCGCCGGATGTGAATTTCTACCTGATGGTTTATGGGAGCATTGCAGGGGCCAACTCCCTCTTCACCATTTTCCGGGCCTTCCTCTTTGCTTACGGCACTATCCGTGCTGCCACTGTCATTCACAACCAACTGCTCCAGAGGGTTCTAAAG GCCACAGTCACCTTCTTTGACACCACACCAACAGGCCGGATCCTGAACCGCTTCTCCTCAGACCTGTACTGCGTGGATGACAGCCTGCCATTTGTCCTCAACATCTTCCTGGCCAACATGTATGGGCTCCTGGGCATGCTGGTGATAATTACCTATGGCCTCCCTTGGGCTGGGCTGGTCTTACTCCCTCTGGCTGCCCTCTACTTCTCCATCCAGCGCTATTACAGGCGCACATCCCGGGAGCTCAAGCGCCTTTACAGTGTCACCCTGTCTCCCATTTACACTCACTTCTCTGAGACCCTCTCAGGACTGAACAGCATCAGAGCCATGCGGGCAACACAGAG GTTTGAGTTGGAGAATCAACTGTGCCTGGAGCAGAACCAGCGCTGCCTTTTTGCCAGCAACACAGCGACACAGTGGCTGGACATCCGCTTGCAGATGATTGGGGTCACCGTGGTTACTGCTATTGCAGGAATTGCCATCATCCAGCACCAGAAGCAACTGGGAAATCCAG GACTTGTGGGCCTGGCACTCTCATACGCCCTGTCTGTCACAAACCTGCTCTCAGGCCTCATCTCCAGCTTCACTCTGACAGAGAGCATGATGGTGAGTGTGGAGCGGACAGAGGAATACACCACAGACATCCCCACGGAGCCCCAGGATAAACTGGTCCAG GTTGCTGCTGACTGGCCAAGCCAGGGGCTTGTGGAGTTCCAGCGGGTGGTCCTGGCCTACCGAGCAGGCCTGCCCAATGCGCTGGATGGTGTGAGCTTCACTATTTACCCCGGAGAGAAAGTGGGGATTGTGGGTCGCACAGGATCTGGAAAATCCACCCTTTTCTTGGCACTTTTCCGCATGCTAGAGCTGAAATCAGGCCGGATTCTCCTGGACGGCGTTGACAGCCAGCTGGTGGGCTTGGAGGAGCTGAG ATCTAGGCTGGCCATCATCCCTCAGGATCCATTTTTGTTCAGTGGCTCAATCCGAGAGAACCTGGACCCCCAAGGAAAACGGACAGATTCTGAGCTCCACGAGGTGTTGGAGCAGTGCCACCTGCAGGATGCCGTTACTCAGATGG GTGGATTGGACTGCGagctgggagagaagggaaagagtcTGTCTGTGGGACAGAGGCAGCTGGTGTGTCTGGCAAGAGCCCTCCTGACGCAGGCCAAG GTGCTGTGCATCGATGAGGCCACAGCAAGCGTGGATCAGAAGACAgaccagctgctgcagcagaccATCCGCCAGCGCTTCGCTGACAAAACTGTTTTGACAATTGCTCACAG GCTGAACACCATCTTGGACTCCGACCGCGTGCTGGTGATGCAAGCTGGGAGAGTGGCAGAGCTGGATTCACCCACCCGCCTAAGCCAGAAAGATGGCTCCTTGTTCCAGCGCCTCCTGCACAGCGGGCAACAGTGA